Proteins encoded together in one Catellatospora citrea window:
- a CDS encoding carbohydrate ABC transporter permease → MPYVLIAPFFILFAIFGLFPLIFNGVVALRTWRLDDPAQDGWAGLANFERLLTDEDFGNALYNTFGIFLLSTVPQLLLALCVAFLLNRRLRGQTWFRVSMLLPYITPLTASTLVFLVVFGRDTGVANWVLSVVGVDAIDWRAGKLQSWVAIATMVNWKWIGYNALLYLSAMQTIPRDIYEASALDGATAWKQLWRITVPMILPVVIFTVVLSTIGGLQLFTEPMLLDSNPASASGGSNGEWQTIAQLIYKVGWKNLNLGYAAAMSWALFLIIVVVAVVNTVLTNRLGGGKR, encoded by the coding sequence ATGCCTTACGTCCTGATCGCACCGTTCTTCATCCTCTTCGCGATCTTCGGGCTGTTCCCGTTGATCTTCAATGGCGTGGTGGCCCTGCGCACCTGGCGGCTGGACGATCCGGCCCAGGACGGGTGGGCGGGCCTGGCCAACTTCGAGCGCCTGCTGACCGACGAGGACTTCGGGAACGCGCTCTACAACACCTTCGGCATCTTCCTGCTGTCGACGGTGCCGCAGCTGCTGCTCGCCCTGTGCGTGGCGTTCCTGCTCAACCGCAGGCTGCGCGGGCAGACCTGGTTCCGGGTCAGCATGCTGCTGCCGTACATCACCCCGCTGACCGCGTCCACGCTGGTCTTCCTGGTGGTGTTCGGGCGGGACACCGGCGTGGCCAACTGGGTGCTGTCCGTCGTCGGGGTGGACGCGATCGACTGGCGCGCGGGCAAGCTGCAGTCCTGGGTGGCCATCGCCACGATGGTCAACTGGAAGTGGATCGGCTACAACGCGCTGCTCTACCTGTCGGCGATGCAGACCATCCCGCGCGACATCTACGAGGCGTCGGCGCTGGACGGCGCGACCGCCTGGAAGCAGCTGTGGCGGATCACCGTGCCGATGATCCTGCCCGTCGTGATCTTCACCGTGGTGCTGTCCACCATCGGCGGCCTGCAGCTGTTCACCGAGCCGATGCTGCTCGACTCGAACCCGGCGTCGGCCAGCGGCGGCTCCAACGGCGAGTGGCAGACCATCGCCCAGCTCATCTACAAGGTCGGCTGGAAGAACCTCAACCTGGGCTACGCCGCGGCGATGTCCTGGGCCCTGTTCCTGATCATCGTGGTCGTCGCGGTCGTCAACACCGTGCTGACCAACCGGCTCGGAGGAGGAAAGCGGTGA
- a CDS encoding GTP cyclohydrolase II: MTEQLGVRTRVTVPLRFPDGYATTAEVFTFTGLSDGLEHLALGLGDFANAATPLVRAHSECMTGDVFGSARCDCGPQLREAVQRITERGGYLLYLRQEGRGIGLYAKLDAYALQDTGLDTYAANRALGFGDDERDYTAAAQMLAALGVPSIDLLTNNPDKPSQLRDHGVEVAHVVPTAVHAKPDNLRYLRAKITHTNHTIALPAAA; this comes from the coding sequence ATGACCGAGCAGCTGGGTGTACGCACGAGGGTGACCGTTCCGCTGCGCTTCCCCGACGGGTACGCCACCACCGCCGAGGTCTTCACCTTCACCGGCCTGTCCGACGGCCTGGAGCACCTCGCGCTCGGCCTCGGTGACTTCGCGAACGCGGCGACGCCGCTGGTCCGGGCGCACTCGGAGTGCATGACCGGCGACGTCTTCGGCTCCGCCCGCTGCGACTGCGGCCCGCAGCTGCGCGAGGCTGTGCAGCGCATCACCGAGCGCGGCGGCTACCTGCTCTACCTGCGCCAGGAGGGGCGGGGCATCGGCCTGTACGCCAAGCTCGACGCGTACGCCCTGCAGGACACGGGCCTGGACACCTACGCCGCGAACCGGGCGCTCGGGTTCGGCGACGACGAGCGGGACTACACCGCCGCCGCGCAGATGCTGGCCGCGCTCGGCGTGCCCAGCATCGACCTGCTCACCAACAACCCGGACAAGCCCAGCCAGCTGCGCGACCACGGCGTCGAGGTGGCGCACGTCGTCCCCACCGCCGTGCACGCCAAGCCGGACAACCTCCGCTACCTGCGCGCCAAGATCACCCATACGAACCACACGATCGCCCTGCCCGCGGCCGCCTGA
- a CDS encoding glycoside hydrolase family 2 protein: protein MVQLHHGWQVSARNTPVPVSRVPAAVPGCVHTDLLAAGLIPDPFLDANETELTWIGRTQWTYETSFQWSGPVDDRIDLVCAGLDTVATISLNGTEVGRTANMHRGYRFDLRSALTPGRNDLRITFDSPYDYTAAMARQVGSRPGAYDEPYNLIRKMACNFGWDWGPTVVTAGIWQPIGLHSWSTARLAQVRPQITVDGTTGVVDVHVEVERASTESLHVTVEVGGVVGVASIGAGSIGATLRLSVPDVARWWPRGYGEQPLYPLRVVLATEGGRELDRWERRVGFRTVRVDTTPDEHGTPYTVVVNDVPVFVKGVNWIPDDAFVTRITRERLAERFRQACAANINYLRVWGGGRYESEDFYELADELGLMVGQDFLFACAAYPEEEPFAAEVAAEAREHVVRLASHPSLVTWTGNNENIWGFADWGWPEQLHGRSWGAGFYHELLPSIVAELDPTRPYWPGSPWSGTPDIHPNDPAHGTMHIWDVWNQIDYTHYRDYIPRFCAEFGFQAPPAYATLRRALHDEPLASDSPGMRHHQKAADGDLKLRRGLDAHLPAPRDFDDWHYLTQVNQARAIQLAVEHFRSHQPVCMGAIVWQLNDCWPVTSWAAIDGDGRRKPLWHALRAAYADRLLTIQPREGGLALVASNDTDRPWTAEATVTSHDLSGKALAAVTLALDVAPRSVAVTPIPDGVALPEEPRSELLRAVAGEQQAWWFHAEDREIDYPAARYDVVVEPTTGGYDVTVTAGTILRDLSLFPDRLDPAATVDQALVTLLPGESVTFTVHSAARLDAAALAAQPVLRCVNDITA from the coding sequence ATGGTCCAGCTCCACCACGGCTGGCAGGTGTCGGCGCGCAATACGCCGGTGCCGGTCAGCCGGGTGCCGGCGGCCGTGCCCGGGTGCGTGCACACCGACCTGCTGGCGGCAGGTCTCATTCCCGATCCGTTCCTGGACGCGAACGAGACCGAGCTGACCTGGATCGGGCGCACCCAGTGGACGTACGAGACCAGCTTCCAGTGGTCCGGGCCGGTCGACGACCGGATCGACCTCGTGTGCGCGGGCCTGGACACCGTCGCGACGATCTCGCTCAACGGCACCGAGGTCGGGCGCACCGCGAACATGCACCGCGGCTACCGCTTCGACCTGCGCTCGGCGCTCACCCCCGGCCGCAACGACCTGCGCATCACCTTCGACTCGCCGTACGACTACACGGCGGCCATGGCGCGGCAGGTCGGCTCCCGGCCGGGGGCCTACGACGAGCCGTACAACCTGATCCGCAAGATGGCCTGCAACTTCGGCTGGGACTGGGGCCCGACCGTGGTCACCGCCGGCATCTGGCAGCCGATCGGCCTGCACAGCTGGTCGACGGCGCGACTGGCGCAGGTGCGCCCGCAGATCACCGTGGACGGCACGACAGGTGTGGTGGACGTGCACGTCGAGGTCGAGCGGGCGTCCACCGAGTCGCTGCACGTCACCGTCGAGGTCGGCGGCGTGGTCGGGGTGGCCTCGATCGGTGCCGGCAGCATCGGCGCGACGCTGCGGCTGAGCGTGCCGGACGTGGCGCGGTGGTGGCCGCGCGGCTACGGCGAGCAGCCGCTCTACCCGCTGCGTGTGGTGCTGGCCACCGAGGGCGGGCGCGAGCTGGACCGGTGGGAGCGGCGCGTCGGTTTCCGCACGGTGCGGGTCGACACGACCCCGGACGAGCACGGCACGCCGTACACGGTGGTGGTCAACGACGTGCCGGTGTTCGTGAAGGGGGTCAACTGGATCCCCGACGACGCGTTCGTCACCCGGATCACCCGCGAGCGGCTGGCCGAGCGCTTCCGCCAGGCCTGCGCTGCGAACATCAACTACCTGCGGGTATGGGGCGGCGGCCGGTACGAGTCGGAGGACTTCTACGAGCTCGCCGACGAGCTGGGCCTGATGGTGGGGCAGGACTTCCTGTTCGCCTGCGCGGCCTACCCGGAGGAGGAGCCGTTCGCGGCCGAGGTCGCTGCCGAGGCCCGTGAGCACGTGGTGCGCCTGGCGTCCCACCCCAGCCTGGTGACCTGGACCGGCAACAACGAGAACATCTGGGGCTTCGCCGACTGGGGCTGGCCGGAGCAGCTGCACGGGCGCAGCTGGGGCGCGGGCTTCTACCACGAGCTGCTGCCGTCGATCGTGGCCGAGCTGGACCCGACCCGCCCGTACTGGCCGGGCAGCCCCTGGTCGGGCACGCCGGACATCCACCCGAACGACCCGGCGCACGGCACCATGCACATCTGGGACGTGTGGAACCAGATCGACTACACGCACTACCGGGACTACATCCCCCGGTTCTGCGCCGAGTTCGGCTTCCAGGCCCCGCCGGCGTACGCGACACTGCGCCGGGCGCTGCACGACGAGCCGCTGGCCAGCGACTCACCCGGCATGCGCCACCACCAGAAGGCCGCCGACGGCGACCTGAAGCTGCGGCGCGGGCTGGACGCGCACCTGCCCGCACCGCGCGACTTCGACGACTGGCACTACCTCACGCAGGTCAACCAGGCCCGCGCGATCCAGCTGGCCGTCGAGCACTTCCGGTCCCACCAGCCCGTCTGCATGGGCGCGATCGTCTGGCAGCTCAACGACTGCTGGCCGGTGACGTCCTGGGCGGCGATCGACGGCGACGGGCGGCGCAAGCCGCTGTGGCACGCGCTGCGCGCCGCGTACGCCGACCGGCTGCTCACGATCCAGCCTCGCGAGGGCGGCCTGGCCCTGGTCGCGTCCAACGACACCGACCGGCCGTGGACGGCCGAGGCGACCGTGACCAGTCACGATCTCAGCGGCAAGGCCCTGGCCGCGGTAACCCTCGCCCTCGACGTCGCGCCGCGCTCGGTGGCCGTGACGCCGATCCCGGACGGCGTCGCGCTGCCCGAGGAGCCCCGGTCCGAACTGCTCCGGGCCGTCGCCGGAGAGCAGCAGGCCTGGTGGTTCCACGCCGAGGACCGCGAGATCGACTACCCGGCCGCCCGGTACGACGTGGTCGTCGAGCCCACCACCGGCGGCTACGACGTCACCGTCACCGCCGGGACCATCCTGCGCGACCTGTCCCTGTTCCCCGACCGCCTCGACCCGGCCGCCACCGTCGACCAGGCCCTGGTCACGCTGCTTCCCGGCGAGTCGGTCACCTTCACCGTCCACTCCGCCGCCCGCCTCGACGCCGCCGCCCTGGCCGCCCAGCCCGTGCTCCGCTGCGTCAACGACATCACCGCCTGA
- a CDS encoding cellulase family glycosylhydrolase: protein MNRRILAVAAGALILLLGTGSGTAAAAGGHHDAGFVTRHGSDLKLNGKPFRFAGTNNYYLIYSSQLMVDDVFARAKGADLTVLRSWGWLDIGNQDDTGSVSGKKNGVYLQYWDGTRPAYHDGPDGLQRLDYVLWKAGQTGIKLVIPFTNNWSDFGGIDQYVRWAGADNHDDFFTDPVIKGWYKDWISHLLNRVNPLTGLAYKDDPAVMMWELGNEPRCKGSGLYPPSASCTPATLTAWADEMTRHVKSVDSKHLVGVGDEGFYCDDPASADWTTNCGEGVDSVALGRLPAVDVVSFHLYPDGWGDKTAQWGADWIKRHNRDAKRVTKPSMLGEFGWRDKATRNPVYQQWTEAAASDGGDGFLYWMLNGVQDDGTMYPDYDGFTVACPGTVCRTITNAGTIIGSGRRTFPPVADHDNVVVPFGTTATLSPAANDIAYQTHVRVDKIDLDPAADGRQTSATVPGGAFTLAASGQLTFTPNEGFTGKAAVDYTIRDTAARLSNVATATVTVLPDPTAAIPLASWETGVEGWAPGNWQTNAGTLSAQTTFATDGTSGLHADAADGGWFGVSFPAPVDLSGKSSVKFDLRTAAAGTSTSIVLQTGPSWTWCQGPFNWVNQDTALATVEVDLNTGLSCDPSSRNEVHAVYLWLSPGSFDLDHLRAE from the coding sequence ATGAACAGACGGATCCTGGCGGTCGCCGCCGGGGCGCTGATCCTGCTGCTCGGCACCGGCAGCGGCACCGCCGCCGCGGCCGGTGGCCACCACGACGCGGGGTTCGTGACCCGCCACGGCAGTGACCTGAAACTGAACGGCAAGCCGTTCCGGTTCGCCGGGACGAACAACTACTACCTGATCTACTCGTCGCAGCTGATGGTCGACGATGTGTTCGCCCGCGCCAAGGGCGCCGACCTGACCGTGCTGCGCAGCTGGGGCTGGCTCGACATCGGCAACCAGGACGACACCGGCTCGGTGTCGGGCAAGAAGAACGGCGTCTACCTGCAGTACTGGGACGGCACGCGGCCCGCGTACCACGACGGGCCGGACGGCCTGCAGCGGCTGGACTACGTGCTGTGGAAGGCCGGGCAGACCGGGATCAAGCTGGTCATCCCGTTCACCAACAACTGGTCCGACTTCGGCGGCATCGACCAGTACGTGCGCTGGGCCGGAGCCGACAACCACGACGACTTCTTCACCGACCCGGTCATCAAGGGCTGGTACAAGGACTGGATCAGCCACCTGCTGAACCGGGTGAACCCGCTGACCGGCCTGGCGTACAAGGACGACCCCGCGGTGATGATGTGGGAGCTGGGCAACGAGCCGCGCTGCAAGGGCTCCGGCCTGTACCCGCCGTCGGCGTCGTGCACCCCGGCCACGCTCACCGCCTGGGCCGACGAGATGACCCGCCACGTCAAGAGCGTCGACAGCAAGCACCTGGTCGGCGTCGGTGACGAGGGCTTCTACTGCGACGACCCGGCCTCGGCGGACTGGACCACCAACTGCGGCGAGGGCGTCGACTCGGTGGCGCTGGGCAGGCTGCCCGCGGTGGACGTGGTCTCGTTCCACCTCTACCCGGACGGCTGGGGCGACAAGACCGCCCAGTGGGGCGCCGACTGGATCAAGCGGCACAACCGCGACGCCAAGCGGGTCACCAAACCGTCCATGCTGGGCGAGTTCGGCTGGCGCGACAAGGCCACCCGCAACCCCGTCTACCAGCAGTGGACCGAAGCCGCCGCGAGTGACGGGGGCGACGGCTTCCTCTACTGGATGCTCAACGGCGTCCAGGACGACGGCACCATGTACCCCGACTACGACGGCTTCACCGTGGCCTGCCCCGGCACGGTCTGCCGGACCATCACCAACGCCGGGACCATCATCGGCAGCGGGCGGCGCACGTTCCCGCCCGTCGCCGACCACGACAACGTGGTGGTGCCGTTCGGCACGACGGCCACACTCAGCCCCGCGGCCAACGACATCGCGTACCAGACGCACGTCCGGGTCGACAAGATCGACCTGGACCCGGCGGCGGACGGGCGGCAGACCAGCGCGACCGTGCCCGGCGGCGCCTTCACGCTGGCCGCCTCCGGGCAGCTCACGTTCACCCCGAACGAGGGCTTCACCGGCAAGGCGGCGGTGGACTACACGATCCGTGACACGGCGGCCCGGCTGTCCAACGTGGCCACCGCGACCGTGACCGTGCTGCCCGACCCGACCGCAGCCATCCCGCTCGCCTCCTGGGAGACCGGCGTCGAAGGCTGGGCCCCCGGCAACTGGCAGACCAACGCGGGCACCCTCAGCGCGCAGACGACGTTCGCCACCGACGGCACGTCAGGCCTGCACGCCGACGCCGCCGACGGCGGCTGGTTCGGGGTCAGCTTCCCCGCACCCGTGGACCTGTCCGGCAAGTCGTCCGTCAAGTTCGACCTGCGCACCGCCGCGGCCGGCACCTCGACCAGCATCGTCCTGCAGACCGGCCCGTCCTGGACCTGGTGCCAGGGCCCCTTCAACTGGGTCAACCAGGACACCGCCCTGGCCACGGTCGAGGTCGACCTCAACACCGGCCTCTCCTGCGACCCGTCCTCCCGCAACGAGGTCCACGCCGTCTACCTCTGGCTAAGCCCCGGCTCCTTCGACCTCGACCACCTCCGCGCCGAGTGA
- a CDS encoding pyridoxal phosphate-dependent decarboxylase family protein — protein sequence MIDALPPQGVPADQVLAELRGMRAADLPTHGGRLFAYVYDPARAGLDELAMSAYALSAHVNGLDPTAFPSLLATENALVAAAARVLGAGPGTDAPDVVGSVTSGGTESLILAVKTARDAHPEITSPRLVAPSTAHAAFAKAAHYLGVALDLVPVDPETFTPDPAAVAAAITADTVLVACSAPSYAQGVVDPVAQIAAIAAERGVRCHVDACFGGWALPFLRRVGVAVPAFDFSLPGVTSMSVDLHKYAYTPKGVSVLLHRDAGLRRPQYFAFADWPGYTMVNPVISSTRSGGPIAAAFATLRHVGDEGYLELARQTRDAVAGLAKAVSEVDGLRLLAPADFTVVCLTSDDPGLDLFVLADELAARGWHTQPQLPYQGIPASIHLTVTASVLPQVPQFGPALAESAAAARAHGPVELPTELLAMAAHLPPDQLTAEMVAGLADTFGLTGGEPGAAPRMAVVNAVLAAAPPRLRERLLVEFVSLLQRPSW from the coding sequence ATGATCGACGCACTCCCGCCCCAGGGCGTCCCCGCCGACCAGGTGCTCGCCGAGCTGCGCGGGATGCGCGCCGCCGACCTGCCCACCCACGGCGGGCGGCTGTTCGCCTACGTGTACGACCCGGCCAGGGCCGGGCTCGACGAGCTGGCGATGTCCGCGTACGCCCTGTCCGCCCACGTGAACGGCTTGGACCCGACCGCGTTCCCGTCCCTGCTGGCGACGGAGAACGCGCTGGTCGCCGCCGCGGCCCGGGTGCTCGGGGCGGGCCCCGGCACGGACGCGCCGGACGTGGTCGGCTCGGTCACCAGCGGCGGCACCGAGTCGCTGATCCTGGCCGTGAAGACGGCCCGCGACGCGCACCCCGAGATCACCTCGCCGCGCCTGGTCGCCCCGTCGACCGCGCACGCGGCGTTCGCCAAGGCCGCGCACTACCTGGGCGTGGCGCTGGACCTGGTGCCGGTCGACCCGGAGACGTTCACGCCGGACCCGGCCGCGGTCGCGGCCGCGATCACCGCGGACACGGTGCTGGTGGCGTGCTCCGCGCCGTCGTACGCGCAGGGGGTCGTGGATCCGGTCGCGCAGATCGCGGCGATCGCCGCGGAGCGGGGCGTGCGCTGCCACGTGGACGCGTGCTTCGGTGGCTGGGCGCTGCCGTTCCTGCGCCGGGTCGGGGTCGCGGTGCCCGCGTTCGACTTCAGCCTGCCGGGCGTGACGAGCATGTCGGTGGACCTGCACAAGTACGCGTACACCCCCAAGGGCGTGTCGGTGCTGCTGCACCGCGACGCGGGCCTGCGCCGCCCGCAGTACTTCGCCTTCGCGGACTGGCCGGGCTACACCATGGTCAACCCGGTGATCTCGTCGACGCGGTCCGGCGGCCCGATCGCGGCGGCCTTCGCCACGCTGCGCCACGTCGGCGACGAGGGCTACCTGGAGCTGGCCCGGCAGACCCGCGACGCCGTCGCCGGGCTGGCCAAGGCGGTGTCCGAGGTGGACGGGCTGCGGCTGCTCGCCCCGGCCGACTTCACGGTCGTGTGCCTGACCTCGGACGATCCGGGGTTGGACCTGTTCGTGCTGGCCGACGAGCTGGCCGCGCGGGGCTGGCACACCCAGCCGCAGCTGCCGTACCAGGGCATCCCGGCCAGCATCCATCTCACCGTGACCGCGTCGGTGCTGCCGCAGGTGCCGCAGTTCGGTCCGGCGCTGGCCGAGTCGGCCGCCGCCGCCCGCGCCCACGGCCCGGTCGAGCTGCCCACCGAACTCCTGGCCATGGCCGCCCACCTGCCGCCGGACCAGCTCACCGCGGAGATGGTCGCCGGCCTGGCCGACACCTTCGGCCTCACCGGCGGCGAACCCGGCGCGGCTCCGCGGATGGCCGTCGTCAACGCGGTCCTCGCGGCGGCCCCGCCGCGGCTGCGGGAGCGGCTGCTGGTGGAGTTCGTGAGTCTGTTGCAGCGGCCGTCGTGGTAG
- a CDS encoding carbohydrate ABC transporter permease, with product MSGRAPQDTPAGKWTYLLLGLTFLLSIYPIYWMFVIATSTDAALAEIPPKFLPGGEFMKNLDEVFSLQDVYFAESLVNSLIVSTVVTVSVLFFCSVAGFAFAKLRFRGSRILMVMVVLTLTVPNQLGIVALYILMGYLPGEGGWNGSLLAVIVPGLVSAFGVFYMRQFILGAVPDELIESGRVDGATTMRIYWSIVLPAIRPALAVLGLLTFVGSWNDFQWPLITLGGTDYPTSMVALFDLASGNYVLYRRVLAGAFVATVPLIILLFVGGRQIVRGIMEGAVKS from the coding sequence CTGTCGGGGCGCGCGCCCCAGGACACCCCGGCCGGCAAGTGGACGTACCTCCTGCTCGGGCTCACCTTCCTGCTGTCGATCTACCCGATCTACTGGATGTTCGTCATCGCGACGAGCACCGACGCGGCCCTGGCCGAGATCCCGCCGAAGTTCCTGCCGGGCGGCGAGTTCATGAAGAACCTCGACGAGGTCTTCTCGCTGCAGGACGTGTACTTCGCCGAGTCGCTGGTGAACAGCCTCATCGTGTCCACCGTGGTCACCGTGTCGGTGCTGTTCTTCTGCTCGGTGGCCGGGTTCGCGTTCGCCAAACTGCGGTTCCGGGGCAGCCGGATCCTGATGGTGATGGTCGTGCTGACCCTCACCGTGCCCAACCAGCTCGGCATCGTCGCGCTCTACATCCTGATGGGCTACCTGCCCGGCGAGGGCGGCTGGAACGGCAGCCTGCTCGCGGTCATCGTGCCCGGCCTGGTCAGCGCGTTCGGCGTGTTCTACATGCGGCAGTTCATCCTGGGCGCGGTGCCCGACGAGCTGATCGAGTCGGGACGCGTCGACGGCGCGACGACCATGCGCATCTACTGGAGCATCGTGCTGCCCGCGATCCGGCCCGCGCTGGCCGTACTGGGTCTGCTCACCTTCGTCGGCAGCTGGAACGACTTCCAGTGGCCGCTGATCACGCTGGGCGGCACGGACTACCCGACCTCGATGGTCGCGCTGTTCGACCTGGCCAGCGGTAATTATGTGCTGTACCGGCGGGTGCTCGCCGGCGCGTTCGTGGCTACCGTGCCACTGATCATCTTGTTGTTCGTCGGGGGCAGGCAGATCGTCCGCGGCATCATGGAGGGTGCGGTCAAATCGTGA
- a CDS encoding MFS transporter produces the protein MTVSPPTSAEVTALGQDQPLTGGVRAGYALGSLATGAFGTVPGLLLLPYLTDNLGVAAGLAGLLVLVPKAWDVLINPVAGRISDRTVSRWGARRPYLLFGGLAVAVLFALMFAGPFGAGSGAALYVAVAFLLTATAYAFFQVPYVAMPAEMTDDYSERTRLMTWRVAVLAVAILVSGAVAPIVVQAGGGGVPGHRWMGVFVAALIVVGALGSFFGTRRAPVGRVTESEPTLRAQLAVVRRNRPFTVLLTVFVVQSIGVATMLAGVKYVADHVLQRPEDGPTLLFACFVGPALLVMPLWSRVGARVGKTKALVAASVLLSGGALALIVAGSVPPVVAYAVTGLIGVGYAGQQVFAMAMLPDCVAYDAARTGRRQAGVFTGLWTAGETFGLALGPGLYALVLQLSGYASSASGAAAQSDGAKLGVLLGFSLVPALLVGPVTLLLRRYDLTPERLASVQVATGTVAR, from the coding sequence ATGACCGTGTCGCCCCCCACATCCGCCGAGGTCACCGCCCTCGGCCAGGACCAACCGCTCACCGGCGGGGTACGTGCCGGGTACGCGCTGGGCTCGCTGGCCACCGGAGCCTTCGGCACCGTGCCCGGCCTGCTGCTGCTGCCGTACCTGACCGACAACCTCGGCGTCGCCGCGGGCCTGGCCGGCCTGCTGGTGCTGGTGCCGAAGGCCTGGGACGTGCTGATCAACCCGGTCGCGGGGCGCATCTCCGACCGCACGGTGTCCCGCTGGGGCGCCCGGCGGCCGTACCTGCTGTTCGGCGGGCTCGCCGTGGCGGTGCTGTTCGCCTTGATGTTCGCCGGGCCGTTCGGGGCGGGCTCGGGGGCGGCGCTCTACGTCGCGGTCGCGTTCCTGCTCACCGCCACCGCGTACGCCTTCTTCCAGGTGCCGTACGTGGCGATGCCCGCCGAGATGACCGACGACTACAGCGAGCGCACCCGCCTGATGACGTGGCGCGTCGCCGTGCTCGCGGTGGCGATCCTGGTCTCCGGCGCGGTCGCCCCGATCGTGGTGCAGGCCGGGGGCGGGGGCGTGCCCGGACACCGCTGGATGGGCGTGTTCGTCGCCGCGCTGATCGTGGTCGGCGCGCTCGGTTCGTTCTTCGGCACCCGGCGCGCGCCGGTCGGCCGGGTCACCGAGAGCGAGCCGACGCTGCGCGCGCAGCTCGCCGTCGTACGCCGGAACAGGCCGTTCACCGTGCTGCTGACCGTGTTCGTGGTGCAGTCGATCGGGGTCGCGACCATGCTGGCCGGGGTCAAGTACGTCGCCGACCACGTGCTCCAGCGCCCCGAGGACGGCCCGACGCTGCTGTTCGCCTGCTTCGTCGGCCCGGCGCTGCTGGTCATGCCGCTGTGGAGCCGGGTCGGCGCGCGGGTCGGCAAGACGAAGGCGCTGGTGGCGGCCTCGGTGCTGCTGTCCGGTGGCGCGCTGGCGCTGATCGTGGCGGGTTCGGTGCCGCCGGTGGTGGCGTACGCCGTCACGGGTCTGATCGGGGTCGGTTACGCGGGCCAGCAGGTGTTCGCGATGGCGATGCTGCCCGACTGCGTGGCGTACGACGCCGCGCGCACCGGCCGCCGTCAGGCGGGCGTGTTCACCGGCCTGTGGACGGCGGGGGAGACGTTCGGCCTCGCGCTCGGTCCCGGCCTGTACGCGCTGGTCCTCCAGCTGTCGGGTTACGCCTCCTCGGCGAGCGGCGCGGCGGCCCAGTCCGACGGGGCGAAGCTCGGCGTGCTGCTCGGCTTCAGCCTCGTGCCCGCGCTGCTGGTCGGCCCGGTGACGCTGCTGCTGCGCCGCTACGACCTGACCCCGGAGCGCCTGGCATCCGTGCAGGTGGCGACAGGTACGGTGGCCCGATGA